From Pirellulales bacterium:
GGTCCAGATCGCGTTCGGCCAGCATCGACTCGTTGAACAGCGTCACGCCCGACCAGACCAGATTGAATACGCTCGAACCCAAGACCAGAACCCAAAAGGCGGGCGTGGCGAGCGCCTGGCCGAACGTGAAATCGGCGGCGCCGTGTTCGGCAGGCGAGGTGGGCACATCCGGCGCGTCGGGCGCAACGCCGCACGATTCGGGCGTGCTGCGCGCAAAAAGCCAGAACAGGGGAACAATCGCCAGCAGCATGTAGCCCACACCCTGCCAGGCCGGCCGCCAGCCATGTTCTTTTACAGCCTCGCCCATTCCCAGCACGCTGGCAATAAATCCGAACGTCAAAAGCACCGCAAATGCGCCCATCGCCAGGCCCAGGCGGCGGCTGAACCATTTGCCGATCGCGGCCATGCTGACGACCGAGAGTGCGCTTTGCCCAAACCCGCGCACCAAGATCAACGTGGCCAAGAGCGACATCCAGCCCGTCGCCTCGCCCATGGCCAAGACGGAAACACCGAGAGCAGCAGTCACCGTCGCCAGCGCCATGCGCACGCCCCAGCGATCGATCATCCAGCCGACCGGAAGACAGAATGCCGCGCCGATCAACGACGCGATCAAGTTGATGTGTGCGAACGTGACGCGGTCGACTTGCAAGTCCGCAAGCAGGGGTTCGGTGACCAGCCCCAAGCCATGCGTGCGCCCAGGCAGCGTGGCGGTCATGGCGACCGCGGCCACGAGCACGTTGATCCAGCCGTAGTAGAAAGGCAATCGGCTGGGCCAGGGGCGATGATTGGTCATTTCTCCAGCAGACTTCATGCGGCGCGCACCTTGGGCCGCCCGCGCGCCATGACCCACGCCGCGGCCAGACCGGCGAACATTGCCAATCCCGCCCAGCGAATCAAGCCCGACTCGTACACGACCATGCCGTTAAAAACGATGAACAACATAAACGCGTGCAGCACACGATCGATCCACACCGAGCGGGCGGCGTAGCCATTGGGCCTGGCCCACCACCACAGCATGTCGCCGGTCCACAGCCAGGTGAACAAGTACGAGACGTAGATTCCCTCGCCGATGCCGCTCACCTCGCGCGTGTGTTCGAAGGCGTGGGCGTGCGACCAGCCGTGATAGAAATGAAAGGCCACGCCCAGGTGGACCCAAAAGCAAACGATGCTCCACGTCCAGCACCAGCGGGCGACCTGGCCTGCATATGTCTCGGCGCGCCAATCGGCCGGCGCGAGCCGCATCATTAATACGAGGGCCGCCGCGTACCAGGCGAGCGACAGACGCACCGTGTTGCGCGTGAGCATTTCACCCGGCTCGGCCGCGATCGCAAAGGTCAACAAAAACGTTGCAGCAACCAGCGCCGCGCCGCCTGCCACAAAGCCGACGGCTAGCGGCAGCAAAATCGCGCGCGGATTTTCGAGCGTTGTC
This genomic window contains:
- a CDS encoding MFS transporter translates to MKSAGEMTNHRPWPSRLPFYYGWINVLVAAVAMTATLPGRTHGLGLVTEPLLADLQVDRVTFAHINLIASLIGAAFCLPVGWMIDRWGVRMALATVTAALGVSVLAMGEATGWMSLLATLILVRGFGQSALSVVSMAAIGKWFSRRLGLAMGAFAVLLTFGFIASVLGMGEAVKEHGWRPAWQGVGYMLLAIVPLFWLFARSTPESCGVAPDAPDVPTSPAEHGAADFTFGQALATPAFWVLVLGSSVFNLVWSGVTLFNESMLAERDLDQKIAVEIMAILTGIGLLANLVGGALASRTRVVKLLGIGLVLLAGALAMFPTIATPAGARVYAALIGLSGGLVTVVFFAAFGHLFGRARLGGIQGAAQFATVLASALGPELMAESQALTGSYAPMFFVLAAVTGGLALLALVVPLPRTPAAGTASAEVPEQKAVGSMS